One stretch of Pandoraea oxalativorans DNA includes these proteins:
- a CDS encoding alpha/beta hydrolase, whose translation MMAHNPKRNRSARLSRWARRVMVPGICGIALLSAGCASLDRNAHADAMASAAGLKREVVAGGDFHLTVFSRITRADKPLRIYIEGDGLAWVSRSEPSLDPTPVAATGLALAAADASANVAYLARPCQFTPMQEEPRCGVTYWTGKRFAPEVIDAMDAAVGRLAARVPRQPLELVGYSGGGAIAVLIAARRRDVMSLRTVAGNLDVEYVNRLHRVSSMPASRNPMEIARQVADIAQIHFSSAQDTVVPPEVAARFATAVGGTCVSTSVVTGLAHDGEWASRWAALLGQTPVCTASR comes from the coding sequence ATGATGGCGCACAACCCGAAGCGTAACCGCTCGGCGCGCCTCTCCCGCTGGGCGCGCCGGGTTATGGTGCCGGGCATCTGCGGTATCGCCTTGCTGAGCGCCGGCTGCGCAAGTCTCGATCGCAACGCCCATGCCGACGCGATGGCGTCTGCGGCGGGACTCAAGCGAGAGGTTGTCGCCGGTGGCGATTTTCACCTGACTGTGTTTTCGCGTATCACACGTGCGGACAAGCCGTTACGGATCTACATCGAGGGCGACGGCCTGGCGTGGGTGTCCCGCTCGGAGCCGTCGCTCGACCCGACGCCTGTGGCGGCCACCGGGTTAGCGCTGGCGGCGGCGGACGCGTCCGCCAACGTCGCGTATCTGGCGCGGCCTTGCCAGTTCACGCCGATGCAGGAAGAGCCGCGTTGTGGCGTCACTTACTGGACGGGCAAGCGATTCGCACCTGAAGTGATCGATGCGATGGATGCGGCTGTCGGTCGGTTAGCCGCACGCGTCCCCCGACAGCCGCTGGAGTTGGTCGGCTACTCCGGTGGTGGGGCCATTGCTGTGCTGATCGCGGCACGTCGGCGCGACGTGATGTCATTGCGCACGGTCGCGGGCAATCTGGATGTCGAATACGTCAATCGACTGCACCGCGTATCGAGCATGCCCGCGTCGCGCAATCCCATGGAAATTGCCCGGCAGGTCGCCGACATCGCGCAGATTCATTTCAGCAGTGCTCAGGACACGGTCGTGCCCCCGGAAGTGGCGGCGCGCTTTGCCACGGCGGTGGGTGGGACGTGTGTTTCGACATCCGTTGTGACGGGGCTGGCTCATGATGGCGAATGGGCTTCGCGCTGGGCGGCGTTACTCGGACAGACGCCGGTCTGTACCGCATCGCGTTAG
- a CDS encoding NmrA family NAD(P)-binding protein, whose translation MYTVMGITGRVGGVIGHDLLTAGLPLRAIVQDPVKSSRWATLGGEIAVAENGDADALTNAFRGSEVVFVMLPPNADPEPDFSHARHLIDAIVKALDATNPGRVVCLSSIGADCETPSLITALRLFEEAVRDVRSPVTFLRPAWLMENFAWDIAPARERGELPSYLAPVDRAVPMVSTNDAGHFAARAMQEDFDGERIWEIEGPERYSPDDIAAALARALVRDVRAEAVPRAGWDPLFRAQGMRNPLPRIQMLDGFNDGTFKFRDNGQHVMRGDVTLLDAITALVRET comes from the coding sequence ATGTACACCGTAATGGGTATCACGGGTCGCGTTGGCGGCGTGATCGGACACGATCTGCTCACGGCCGGGCTGCCACTGCGGGCCATCGTTCAGGACCCCGTCAAGTCGAGCCGATGGGCCACACTTGGCGGCGAGATTGCCGTTGCCGAGAACGGCGACGCCGATGCGCTGACCAACGCCTTTCGCGGCAGCGAGGTCGTCTTCGTCATGCTCCCGCCGAACGCCGACCCGGAACCCGACTTCTCCCACGCGCGGCACCTGATCGACGCCATCGTCAAAGCACTCGACGCCACGAACCCCGGGCGCGTCGTGTGCCTGTCGAGCATCGGCGCAGATTGCGAGACGCCCAGCCTGATTACCGCGCTGCGTCTGTTCGAAGAGGCGGTGCGTGACGTCCGCTCACCCGTGACCTTCCTGCGGCCTGCATGGTTGATGGAGAACTTCGCGTGGGACATCGCGCCCGCCCGGGAGCGTGGCGAGCTTCCCAGTTATCTCGCGCCGGTGGACCGCGCCGTTCCGATGGTGTCGACGAACGACGCCGGCCATTTCGCCGCGCGTGCGATGCAGGAAGATTTCGACGGCGAACGTATCTGGGAAATCGAAGGCCCGGAGCGTTACTCACCGGACGACATCGCCGCTGCGTTGGCACGCGCCCTCGTGCGAGACGTGCGCGCCGAGGCCGTACCGCGCGCGGGTTGGGACCCGCTGTTCCGGGCGCAAGGCATGCGCAACCCGCTGCCGCGCATCCAGATGCTCGACGGGTTCAACGACGGCACTTTCAAGTTTCGCGACAATGGTCAGCATGTCATGCGCGGAGACGTCACGCTGCTCGACGCGATTACCGCACTGGTTCGCGAAACGTAA